TTAtcatatatacaaaaatattttattgagCATAAAATTTGTACAGACACGTAATTTTTTACATGATGAGTAACATAGAATGGAATTTTTTCATATAAGATTTTTTAATATTGAgccaacatcaaattttaaatcatatgtaattattaaaaattcataaaGCTTAAGTATGAATAAGTCTGAAGGgtacatttaaaaaaaatcaattaccTATTTAATTGATTGAAATAAATTCGTATATTATTGTTAAGCTAGCTTTATTGTAAATAATAATCATGTTTGAAATATTCAATTATGGCCCCTAAATGCAAGATGGTAACTCCACGTAACTATAACATGTTGATGATTGAAAGCAGGGAATACATGAGAAATAGCAAGCAACTAGCTACAAGATCAAGCCTTCCTTTGTACCCTCTTAAGATGGAAAATCTCAGAGTAACgacccttttttttcttttctttagcGCCCTTCTCATTCTTCAGGTGAATGCAAAGGATGATGTTCAAAATCAACCACAAGAAAATCCATCATCTCTTTCAAAGATACTCACTGATACAATTTCTCTGCTAAAAACATCGCAAGAAACTTCATGGGAGAAGATCAAAACCGTCATCCATGAAA
This sequence is a window from Arachis stenosperma cultivar V10309 chromosome 10, arast.V10309.gnm1.PFL2, whole genome shotgun sequence. Protein-coding genes within it:
- the LOC130957385 gene encoding uncharacterized protein LOC130957385 — its product is MVTPRNYNMLMIESREYMRNSKQLATRSSLPLYPLKMENLRVTTLFFLFFSALLILQVNAKDDVQNQPQENPSSLSKILTDTISLLKTSQETSWEKIKTVIHEMRKQFSPSSLEGVGETETELGTGGVKGTINDAITKNLEKSKETVVESAKSAANVAKEAVHNTGEKDSDAEL